From the genome of Alosa alosa isolate M-15738 ecotype Scorff River chromosome 18, AALO_Geno_1.1, whole genome shotgun sequence, one region includes:
- the LOC125311272 gene encoding uncharacterized protein LOC125311272 — MNYFHPCPYHRYYTMLSSGIDHTHWPGHFLPPIPPAPQLPLTLVVPSHCGPPETTSQNEFHFFYGPIPVPLSVPPWYYNNLLWPQPSVKPSPSQRLGPVKPSPRANHSQALAAPWPEGFTLKGELRWGRLERVYGPRRELPNFVKEDLRRMYGTFPRTDVSISCQGGEFVVHGDPRVGEQEYRVEKKMVRQMESPEADNVSVIVKQRKKKRAKR, encoded by the coding sequence ATGAATTATTTTCACCCGTGTCCATACCACAGATACTACACCATGCTCTCCTCAGGGATCgatcacacacactggcccGGTCACTTCCTCCCACCTATCCCACCCGCTCCTCAGCTGCCTCTGACTTTGGTGGTGCCAAGTCACTGCGGTCCTCCAGAAACAACTAGCCAGAACGAGTTCCACTTCTTCTATGGACCAATTCCAGTGCCGCTGTCCGTTCCTCCCTGGTATTACAACAATCTCTTATGGCCCCAGCCCTCTGTGAAACCATCACCAAGCCAGAGACTGGGCCCTGTTAAACCCAGCCCCAGAGCCAACCACAGCCAGGCTCTCGCAGCACCCTGGCCTGAGGGCTTCACCCTGAAAGGGGAGCTCCGGTGGGGCAGGCTAGAGAGGGTGTATGGCCCCCGCAGGGAACTTCCGAACTTTGTCAAGGAAGACTTGCGACGAATGTACGGCACTTTCCCCCGGACTGACGTGAGCATCAGCTGCCAGGGGGGAGAATTTGTGGTGCACGGGGACCCGCGGGTGGGTGAACAGGAGTACAGAGTGGAAAAGAAAATGGTGCGTCAGATGGAGAGCCCGGAGGCAGACAATGTGAGTGTGATAGTGAAGcagaggaaaaagaagagagcAAAGCGTTAG